The genomic region CTGGGCTGTGCGGTTATTGATGTTTCAAGCTGCAAAGAGCGCGGGTATCACTCCTTTGCGTCTGAGTTTCACTGGGACATTGCGAGTTATTCGTCGTGCTATCCCGAAATTTCAACGCTTGCAATCACAAGAACTCCCCTTTTTTAAGTTGGTTAACTGTAGAGATTTTAGACACTCTGTTACCTGAACGAGTTTCTCGTACCAATCCCAGAGTTGTAAAAACCTGTATCCAAGTTTCGCTCAAAAGCCAAGACATCGAGCCACCCCTCCCGAACCAATCCTCCTATTTTCTTTATCCTCAGCACAGCGTAGCCTTAAATGAACCGTATTGAGTTGGACTGAGGATTTCCTCAACTTCACCCGTTACAGCCAGGGTTCTGCCGTAGTACTGTTGTGGGTTGGAAGTAATTTCCCCTGTGGAAGTGAATTAGTTCAAGAAGACTTGACCATCTTTTTGAATTCTCAGAATACCCTGTTTGAGATCGCGAGGGTTCGCATCTTCATCTAACGCCACCTCTAACATTCCGTCTTTGGATGCAGACATGGGCATGACTTGTACGAAGCCCTCATCCTGGCGCACAAATGTCACAGTTACGGGTACGGGTAAGTTTCTCAGAACTGTTTCTTCTCCACCTTGTAAAACTCGGCGTTCTTAGTCTATCCATTCGAGTAGTCCTAAAGAAGTCAGACTACCAACTAAGTGAGTCCCAATTAAATTGACATTAGCTAGGATGACGAGAATATCAAACGAACGAATTACATTTCCCTGCTGGTACACTGCTACGCCTTGGGGTACAGCTAAAGATTGTGAGAGGATGGCGATCGCGCTGACTTCTGATGCGATAAAGGCTAACAACAACCCCACAAAGCTCGCAATCAAGCCAATTTTTAAAGCTTGAATCACCTCTTCTTTTCTGGGATGCAATTCGCGATCGCTCGACTGCAAGCGTCTGGCTAAAACTCGTCCTCTAAATGCCCAAAATATCCTAAAAGCAGCAAGTAATACGCCAATTACAGCAAAAAAGATACTAAAACCAATCGCCACATTATCTGTGGCGGCGCTGAGGCTGCGGCTAAAGATGGCAAAGATTAAAACAATACCGGAAGTACTAGCGAGTGCCAACTGTATCCAGAAGCTAAAGCGACTGACAACGCGGAAAGTTGCAGCAAATCGTTGTTTTGTTGGGGTTGGGAGCGAAGGTTGGAGTAGCTCAGACATGAATTTCTCCTGCAAGGGTATGTCACTTAATTAATGACAAATTTTCTAAACTAAATCATCACTCAAAGGATGATTTGACGATTCACAACCAAGTTTTTTCTATTTGGAGGGGGTTGGTAACTGTTCTGGTTTCAAAGTTAGCTGTTGAGTTGAGCCATTACGATTGACTGTAATCTGTAGCGATTTGCCTAAATTCGTTGCTTCTATAGAGTCTTGTACAGAGTCGGCAGTTTGAATTTCAGTTGAGTTAATTTGAGTAATAACATCACCAGGACGCAGACCAGCACGCGCTGCTGGAGAGTTAGGAGCAACTTGGACGATTAAAACTCCCCGTTCTTGCGCGACTTTAAAACCAAGGTTACTTTGATTAATTTCCTGTTGAATTTCCGGCGTTAACTCAATCAGTCGCACGCCGATATATGGATGTTCGACTCGACCAGTTTTAATTAACTCCTCGGCAATTCTTCGAGCTGTATTAATCGGAATCGCAAAGCCTAAACCCTGCGCTCCGCCAATAATAGCAGTATTGACTCCGACAACTTCGCCTTGAGCATTGAGCAAAGGTCCACCAGAATTACCTGGATTAATTGCTGTGTCAGTTTGCAAAAAGTCAAGTCGTTTATCATTGACACCAATATCTGAACCGCTGCGTCCTGTGGCACTGATAATTCCTTGAGTTACGGTATTATTTAGACCTAGAGGATTACCAATGGCGATCGCCCATTGTCCGACAGCAATATTATCAGAGTTAGCTAGCTTAACTGTGGGTAAATTTGTCCCCTCGACATCAACCACTGCTACATCTGTAACTGGATCTGCACCTACAACTGTTCCAGCAAAACGCCGACCATCTGTTAATACGACTGATACTTTATCGGCTCCTTCTACGACATGAGCATTAGTGAGGATGCGACCATCTTGGCTCATAATAAATCCCGAACCGATCCCGCGTTGAACTTTCTGTTCGGGAGGAAATGGATTTTCACCAAAAAATCTCTCAATTAGAGGATTGCTAAATGCTGTAGGGACTTCAACAGTACGGGTAGCATCGATTCGTACAACTGCCGATCCTACATCTCGGACAACCTCAGATACAAAGTTAGGATTATTTTGTAAATTTGCTGTAGGTTG from Chroococcidiopsis sp. SAG 2025 harbors:
- a CDS encoding DUF3611 family protein, translated to MSELLQPSLPTPTKQRFAATFRVVSRFSFWIQLALASTSGIVLIFAIFSRSLSAATDNVAIGFSIFFAVIGVLLAAFRIFWAFRGRVLARRLQSSDRELHPRKEEVIQALKIGLIASFVGLLLAFIASEVSAIAILSQSLAVPQGVAVYQQGNVIRSFDILVILANVNLIGTHLVGSLTSLGLLEWID
- a CDS encoding HhoA/HhoB/HtrA family serine endopeptidase, whose product is MKSQKWRGETIKQIFQQPVLYLGILVIGSTAGCESLGNREVQVQPSPTQPTANLQNNPNFVSEVVRDVGSAVVRIDATRTVEVPTAFSNPLIERFFGENPFPPEQKVQRGIGSGFIMSQDGRILTNAHVVEGADKVSVVLTDGRRFAGTVVGADPVTDVAVVDVEGTNLPTVKLANSDNIAVGQWAIAIGNPLGLNNTVTQGIISATGRSGSDIGVNDKRLDFLQTDTAINPGNSGGPLLNAQGEVVGVNTAIIGGAQGLGFAIPINTARRIAEELIKTGRVEHPYIGVRLIELTPEIQQEINQSNLGFKVAQERGVLIVQVAPNSPAARAGLRPGDVITQINSTEIQTADSVQDSIEATNLGKSLQITVNRNGSTQQLTLKPEQLPTPSK